The Desulfoscipio gibsoniae DSM 7213 genome contains a region encoding:
- the mntA gene encoding type VII toxin-antitoxin system MntA family adenylyltransferase antitoxin: MYLKEPQIELIKTYLQEQIAPYLIIIFGSALTGKMLPDSDIDIAFLAEQKFSAYKLFMIGQHLADKLGRDVDLVDLNTASTVFQARVLTTGKVIYCTDETKRMLFYMLTLKKYARLNEERKQIIDRIAIRGTRYDQ; this comes from the coding sequence ATGTATCTGAAAGAGCCCCAAATTGAGCTCATAAAAACATATCTACAGGAACAAATAGCGCCTTACTTAATTATTATTTTTGGTTCAGCTTTAACCGGCAAAATGCTGCCCGACAGCGATATTGATATTGCTTTCTTGGCAGAACAAAAATTTAGTGCCTACAAGCTTTTTATGATTGGCCAGCACCTGGCGGACAAACTGGGCCGGGATGTAGATTTGGTGGATTTAAATACCGCTTCCACTGTATTCCAGGCCAGAGTATTGACTACCGGAAAAGTTATTTATTGTACTGATGAAACCAAGCGCATGTTATTCTACATGCTCACCTTAAAAAAATATGCCCGTTTAAATGAAGAACGCAAACAAATAATTGATAGAATAGCGATAAGAGGTACCAGATATGACCAATGA
- the hepT gene encoding type VII toxin-antitoxin system HepT family RNase toxin has translation MTNDVIINKIMVIKRCIKRIHEVYNNDPQNLYDYTKQDSIILNIQRACEAAIDLAMHIVAEKDLGLPQSSREAFDLLHQNNIIEHGLSRRLKAMVGFRNIAVHDYQIIKLDIIKNIINKHLKDFHVFIEQILNL, from the coding sequence ATGACCAATGACGTGATAATCAACAAAATTATGGTCATCAAACGATGTATAAAGAGGATACATGAAGTATATAACAACGATCCACAAAATTTATATGACTACACTAAACAAGATTCCATAATCCTGAATATCCAAAGAGCTTGTGAAGCAGCTATTGACCTGGCTATGCACATTGTGGCTGAAAAGGACCTGGGACTTCCCCAAAGCAGCCGCGAAGCTTTTGATCTGCTGCACCAAAATAATATTATAGAACATGGATTAAGCAGGCGCCTAAAGGCTATGGTTGGCTTTCGCAATATTGCAGTGCATGATTACCAGATCATCAAGCTCGATATAATTAAAAACATAATTAACAAACACTTAAAGGATTTCCATGTATTCATAGAGCAAATTTTGAATTTATAA